A window of the Bacteroides thetaiotaomicron VPI-5482 genome harbors these coding sequences:
- a CDS encoding LysR family transcriptional regulator: MSDFRLKVFQSVAKNLSFTKASQELFVSQPAITKHIQELETYYQARLFERQGSKISLTVAGELLLKHSEKILDDYKRLEYEMHLLHNEYIGELKLGASTTIAQYVLPPLLAHFIAKFPQVNLSVLNGNSRGVEVALQEHRIELGLVEGIFRLPNLKYTLFLQDELVAVVHVNSKLNIQEEITPAELPNIPLVLRERGSGTLDVFERALSQHNLKLSSLNVLMYLGGTESIKLFLEHTDCMGIVSIRSVHKELVAGTLRVVEIKGMPMLREFNFVQLQGQEGGLSQVFMRFAGHHSKNL; this comes from the coding sequence GTGTCCGATTTTCGTTTAAAAGTATTTCAGAGCGTAGCGAAGAATCTGAGTTTCACAAAGGCTTCGCAAGAATTGTTTGTCAGCCAGCCTGCTATCACTAAGCATATTCAGGAATTGGAGACTTATTATCAGGCTCGTTTGTTCGAACGTCAGGGGAGTAAAATCTCATTGACTGTTGCCGGTGAATTACTACTGAAGCATAGCGAAAAGATTTTAGATGATTACAAGCGGCTTGAATATGAAATGCATTTGTTGCATAACGAGTATATTGGAGAGTTGAAACTGGGAGCTAGCACGACGATTGCTCAATATGTTCTGCCCCCTTTATTGGCTCATTTTATTGCGAAGTTTCCACAAGTCAATCTTTCCGTCCTTAATGGAAACTCTCGGGGAGTGGAGGTCGCTTTGCAAGAACACCGGATTGAATTGGGATTGGTGGAAGGTATTTTTCGTTTACCTAATCTGAAATATACTTTGTTTTTGCAAGATGAACTTGTTGCGGTAGTGCATGTGAACAGTAAACTAAATATTCAGGAGGAGATAACACCTGCAGAATTGCCGAATATCCCTTTGGTTTTGCGTGAAAGAGGTTCGGGGACGTTGGATGTATTTGAACGAGCCCTGTCGCAACACAATCTGAAGCTGTCTTCTTTGAATGTTCTGATGTATCTTGGTGGTACGGAGAGTATCAAGCTCTTTTTGGAACATACTGATTGTATGGGAATTGTTTCTATCCGGTCGGTGCATAAAGAACTTGTGGCCGGCACTTTACGGGTAGTTGAGATAAAAGGGATGCCAATGTTGCGCGAATTTAATTTTGTGCAGCTACAAGGGCAGGAGGGAGGATTATCTCAAGTTTTTATGCGCTTTGCGGGGCATCATAGCAAGAACTTGTAG
- a CDS encoding HU family DNA-binding protein encodes MARYIMEEMPDIQKTGKRITYPKFARIDNASIKELAQRVGDVSGFSAGDIEGVLLQTAIEMAHLMAEGRSVKIDGIGTFTPSLALCRDKEREEAEEGAKHRNAQSICVGGVNFRADRTMIRNINERCRLERAPWKPQRSSKKFTPEQRLTLALKFLDEHAFLTVRNYQRLTGLLQTAATKELKQWADLPESGIDIAGRGSHRVYVKKKVATE; translated from the coding sequence ATGGCACGATACATTATGGAAGAGATGCCCGACATTCAGAAAACGGGCAAAAGAATTACTTATCCCAAGTTTGCACGGATAGACAATGCAAGCATTAAGGAACTGGCGCAACGAGTAGGAGACGTCAGCGGCTTCAGTGCCGGAGACATAGAAGGCGTATTGCTCCAGACCGCCATAGAAATGGCGCATCTGATGGCGGAAGGACGCTCTGTGAAAATAGACGGAATAGGGACTTTTACCCCCTCACTCGCCCTATGCAGAGACAAAGAACGAGAAGAGGCGGAAGAAGGCGCCAAACACCGAAACGCACAAAGCATCTGTGTAGGAGGAGTGAATTTTCGGGCAGACAGAACGATGATCAGAAACATTAATGAAAGATGCCGGCTGGAAAGAGCTCCATGGAAACCACAACGCTCCTCTAAAAAGTTCACACCGGAGCAACGGCTGACATTAGCCCTGAAATTTCTCGACGAACACGCTTTCCTGACTGTACGGAATTACCAAAGACTAACCGGACTGCTTCAGACAGCTGCTACTAAAGAGCTGAAACAATGGGCTGATCTTCCGGAATCCGGTATTGATATTGCAGGAAGAGGTTCGCACAGAGTCTATGTAAAGAAGAAAGTTGCCACTGAATAA
- a CDS encoding ATP-binding protein yields the protein METVKQIPYGMSNFEDVIMQNRYYVDKTMYIPLLEDQANYLIFIRPRRFGKSLLLSMLRSYYDLSQKDKFQQLFGNLWIGQHTTPLQGKYQILYLDFSKIGGSIDELPQRFDSYSAVQLDGFLNRYREYYTDEFIERFSAADKGIDKLHILDDEARRLGYPLYLIIDEYDNFTNVVLNEKGNEIYRAITHASGFYRDAFKNYKGMFDRIFMIGVSPVTLDDLSSGYNIGWNISTSPVFNQMLGFSEKDVRTMFQYYKETGQLHGDIEEMILEMKPWYDNYCFARQSLSSDPKMFNCDMVLYYLRNRIQLGASPEQMIDPNTRTDYNKMKKLIQLDRLDGNRKGVIKRIAEEGKIITNLFQSFSADQITNPEIFPSLLFYYGMLTIIGTRGNLTILGIPNTNVRKQYYEYILEEYQNHHYINLIDIEILFNNMAFDGEWRPALEFIAKAYKENSSVRSSIEGERNIQGFFTAYLSVNAYYLTTPEVELNHGFCDMFLMPDLQRYAEIAHSYIVELKYLPKEKFDAQSAEQWEEAVAQIHGYAASPKVRLLCQGTQLHCIVIQFCGWEMVRMEEV from the coding sequence ATGGAAACAGTGAAACAAATACCATATGGCATGTCCAACTTTGAGGACGTAATCATGCAAAACCGCTATTACGTGGATAAAACAATGTATATTCCCTTATTGGAAGATCAAGCCAACTACCTGATATTCATTCGTCCTCGACGTTTCGGCAAGAGTCTGCTGCTTAGTATGCTCCGGTCATACTATGACCTTTCACAAAAAGATAAGTTCCAGCAACTATTCGGCAATCTCTGGATCGGTCAGCATACAACTCCGCTTCAAGGCAAATACCAAATACTTTATCTTGACTTTTCCAAAATCGGTGGCAGTATTGATGAACTGCCACAAAGATTCGATTCTTACAGCGCTGTGCAGCTAGACGGTTTTCTCAACCGATATCGTGAATATTACACAGATGAATTCATAGAACGTTTCAGTGCTGCGGATAAAGGAATTGATAAACTTCACATCCTTGATGACGAAGCCAGGAGATTAGGTTATCCCCTATATCTTATTATAGATGAATACGATAACTTCACCAATGTCGTCCTCAACGAAAAAGGCAACGAAATATATCGTGCCATCACCCACGCAAGCGGCTTCTACCGTGATGCCTTCAAAAACTATAAAGGAATGTTCGACCGTATCTTTATGATCGGTGTCAGTCCCGTAACGCTAGACGACTTGTCGAGCGGTTATAATATCGGTTGGAACATCAGTACCAGTCCGGTATTTAACCAGATGCTGGGATTTTCTGAAAAAGATGTGCGCACTATGTTCCAATATTACAAGGAAACAGGGCAACTGCATGGAGATATTGAAGAGATGATTCTGGAAATGAAGCCGTGGTATGACAATTATTGTTTTGCACGTCAAAGCCTGAGTTCTGATCCCAAAATGTTCAACTGCGATATGGTACTTTACTACCTTCGGAATCGGATTCAGTTGGGAGCATCTCCCGAACAGATGATTGACCCTAATACCCGAACGGATTATAACAAGATGAAAAAACTCATCCAACTGGATCGTCTTGACGGTAATCGCAAAGGCGTTATCAAACGCATTGCCGAAGAAGGAAAAATCATCACTAACCTATTCCAGTCTTTTTCCGCAGACCAGATTACGAATCCGGAAATATTTCCCAGCCTGCTTTTTTACTATGGCATGCTGACTATCATCGGAACACGTGGAAATCTGACTATCTTAGGAATCCCTAATACAAATGTCCGAAAACAATATTATGAATATATCTTGGAAGAATATCAAAACCACCACTATATCAATCTGATAGATATAGAGATACTCTTCAATAACATGGCTTTTGACGGTGAATGGCGACCTGCATTGGAATTTATAGCCAAAGCTTATAAAGAGAATTCTTCCGTGCGCAGCAGCATTGAAGGAGAACGCAATATTCAAGGATTCTTCACTGCCTATCTTAGCGTCAATGCATATTACTTGACGACACCTGAGGTAGAGTTGAACCATGGCTTTTGCGACATGTTTCTCATGCCTGACCTGCAACGCTATGCAGAAATTGCACACAGCTATATAGTAGAACTAAAATATCTGCCTAAAGAAAAGTTTGATGCCCAGTCTGCCGAACAATGGGAAGAAGCGGTGGCTCAAATTCATGGTTATGCCGCAAGTCCGAAAGTCCGTCTATTATGCCAAGGCACGCAACTTCACTGCATCGTAATACAGTTCTGCGGTTGGGAGATGGTTCGTATGGAAGAAGTCTGA
- a CDS encoding DUF6621 family protein, protein MNDKPQIKLSETVVLIDAAFLNFVITDMKGYFEETLRRSLQDIDLSMLTTYLTLDAGITEGKNEVQFLFVYDKESDQLVHCHPSDLVKELNGVAFQSPYGEYSFASVPSEGMVSREDLFLDLLSIVADSADVKRMIVVSFNEEYGKKVFDALHEVKGKEIIQFRMNEPEVQVEYKWDMLAFPIMQALGIKAEEL, encoded by the coding sequence ATGAATGATAAACCTCAAATAAAACTGTCTGAAACAGTAGTGTTGATTGATGCTGCTTTCTTGAATTTTGTAATTACAGATATGAAAGGTTACTTTGAAGAGACTTTGCGACGTTCTTTACAGGATATCGACCTTTCTATGTTGACCACTTATCTGACTTTGGATGCCGGAATCACGGAAGGGAAAAATGAAGTACAATTTCTTTTTGTTTACGATAAGGAGTCCGATCAGCTTGTACATTGCCATCCTTCCGATTTGGTGAAGGAGTTGAATGGAGTCGCTTTTCAGAGTCCTTATGGTGAATATTCGTTTGCAAGTGTTCCTTCGGAAGGGATGGTTTCACGCGAAGATTTGTTTTTGGATTTATTGTCTATCGTTGCTGATTCGGCTGATGTGAAAAGGATGATTGTCGTTTCTTTCAATGAAGAATATGGAAAGAAAGTATTCGATGCGTTGCATGAAGTGAAAGGCAAGGAGATTATCCAGTTTCGTATGAATGAGCCTGAAGTGCAGGTAGAATATAAGTGGGATATGTTGGCATTCCCTATTATGCAAGCATTAGGAATCAAAGCTGAAGAACTATAG